A stretch of the Theileria equi strain WA chromosome 1, complete sequence genome encodes the following:
- a CDS encoding hypothetical protein (encoded by transcript BEWA_028620A), which translates to MARMRVITPRGSEFIWFENYRGVWIQLTEKTFVESWERLKRVRKFEFDKPFNKLVFTKQPYCSITGIGTIIFIDRGYKVMAVVDGEQELWSSEEQTCNYILIHGEVGGAESATDGQGEFSGARLVNISVRFKDKYEDLYFAKMGKYWIECQYSQFRKMLIEERDRLCMNITETRKENTDGREDGPSTSGNS; encoded by the coding sequence ATGGCGCGCATGCGCGTGATAACTCCGCGGGGTTCCGAGTTTATTTGGTTCGAAAACTACCGCGGAGTCTGGATCCAACTGACTGAAAAGACGTTTGTAGAGAGTTGGGAGAGGCTCAAAAGAGTACGCAAGTTTGAGTTTGACAAGCCGTTCAATAAGCTCGTCTTCACCAAGCAACCCTATTGCTCCATCACAGGCATTGGTACTATAATCTTTATAGATCGAGGGTACAAAGTCATGGCGGTTGTAGATGGCGAACAAGAGCTCTGGAGTTCTGAAGAACAAACTTGCAATTACATTCTTATTCATGGAGAAGTAGGTGGTGCGGAAAGCGCAACGGATGGACAAGGTGAATTCAGCGGTGCTAGACTCGTTAATATATCAGTCAGATTTAAAGACAAGTATGAAGatttatactttgcaaAGATGGGAAAGTACTGGATAGAATGTCAATATAGCCAGTTTAGAAAAATGCTGATTGAAGAAAGGGATAGACTGTGTATGAATATAACAGAAACTCGTAAAGAAAACACAGATGGTCGTGAAGATGGGCCAAGTACGAGCGGTAATAGCTAG
- a CDS encoding signal peptide-containing protein (encoded by transcript BEWA_028630A) — MNPFLRLVLLLTVLAIDGNGKSAIGCLADLQEKFRNNQENAIEEITKRRILMKNTRDIISNAKRSSSSSGKPLDWEIRGMESFEKELSASINQDYSEIVLLYNLNSAYSNADVLRAMEITDFVEPSLEKIVEDNEKKLEDLKKRYSELEARFQEFKYVAVVLSPYTVAGRTNTIPDDIVKELISVLTSSSEIPFFSTGKLSAIAEFFNLKLFELWLELSNIVLEKSSPTVRIRRTFKRSKFIIDRLSVRDETKMNAHLRLEKLCTNAENILENMIQIKEAGNTETMKSTEDINHCLLVLDKLNKFTVPSEETRKTCSETFISAVVTVKEVEKKTSILNSEGSKIDEYFTESKRLMNIVKDEGYTRVNEIVKDEKEVNFSSSLRH, encoded by the coding sequence ATGAATCCATTCCTGAGACTAGTCCTTCTGCTAACTGTTTTGGCCATTGATGGAAATGGTAAATCAGCGATAGGATGTCTGGCTGATCTTCAGGAAAAGTTTAGGAACAACCAAGAAAATGCAATTGAAGAAATTACAAAGAGAAGgatattgatgaagaatacACGAGACATAATTTCTAATGCCAAGAGGTCTTCAAGTAGCTCTGGAAAGCCCCTTGACTGGGAAATCAGAGGAATGGAATCGTTTGAAAAGGAGCTTTCCGCATCAATAAACCAAGACTATTCTGAGATTGTTCTGCTCTATAATCTCAATAGTGCATACTCCAATGCTGATGTACTGAGAGCCATGGAAATAACTGACTTTGTAGAGCCaagtttggagaagatTGTGGAGGATAACGAAAAAAAGCTTGAGGACTTAAAGAAAAGGTACAGTGAACTCGAGGCCAGATTTCAGGAATTTAAATACGTGGCGGTTGTACTCTCTCCATACACAGTCGCTGGACGCACAAATACGATCCCGGATGATATCGTGAAGGAGCTCATTTCTGTCCTCACAAGTTCCTCCGAAATCCCCTTCTTTTCCACGGGAAAACTCTCGGCGATTGCAGAATTTTTTAATCTGAAACTCTTTGAATTATGGCTGGAATTGTCGAATATCGTACTCGAGAAATCATCACCTACCGTCAGGATCAGAAGAACATTTAAAAGGTCCAAATTTATAATCGACAGATTAAGCGTACGCgatgaaacaaaaatgAATGCACACTTGCGTCTAGAAAAGCTCTGTACAAATGCAGAAAATATCCTTGAGAATATGATTCAAATTAAAGAAGCGGGAAATACGGAGACTATGAAATCCACTGAAGACATTAATCATTGTCTACTTGTCCTAGATAAACTCAACAAATTTACTGTGCCAAGTGAAGAAACACGTAAAACTTGCTCTGAAACTTTTATTAGTGCAGTGGTAACAGTAAAGGAAGTCGAGAAGAAGACCTCAATATTGAATTCAGAGGGCTCCAAGATTGATGAATACTTTACAGAGTCCAAAAGGTTGATGAATattgtaaaggatgaaggTTATACTCGTGTAAATGAGATTGTGAAGGATGAGAAGGAAGTTAATTTCAGCAGTAGCCTACGCCACTAA
- a CDS encoding signal peptide-containing protein (encoded by transcript BEWA_028640A) encodes MKLFSLSVISLLGSLICKAYVIDISKTEDTRPGIIGLPPGDGGPLDKIIDGLYTIWIKDDGQECINIDKRTIGDITTLILYLKRPNQLTQPRYMIKRSGAWTVVERDEFVRITSSYAPTAAQSSAIPKIIDAPESQIPLSKEEAPITRSDASTIITAQNEKPGIRIPKEEKVAIPIAKPLTITTPLGTSPVSSPKKANIREAATCSPITLDISSLYPSHATIHEGRLGNIIQRTYIPEDDYIIMKIVERYSPVWEGSSNGATSVYVYIRNGVAELFNMYIQGERRNLYFVKYERGWVRSTKMEFDGRYEALHKEKVLLAPVRCCITLDVLDIPDRAIEIRKVTDNIVILEPVQETIVNKLVEGKTIIWIPKDAGKCISATFTMKEDKPQYAELVVEEEGRVRTIYLERRFSGWIRITKEEYDSRAGRIEEKKDGFLTNTVYIIPFLFTVVSFYI; translated from the coding sequence ATGAAGTTGTTTTCCCTGTCGGTCATTTCGTTATTGGGATCTCTAATCTGCAAGGCTTACGTtatagatatttccaagaCAGAGGACACGAGGCCTGGGATCATCGGCCTTCCTCCGGGGGACGGCGGCCCTCTGGATAAGATTATCGACGGCTTATACACCATTTGGATCAAGGACGATGGGCAGGAGTGTATAAACATCGACAAGAGGACCATAGGTGACATTACCACCCTTATTCTCTACCTCAAGAGGCCTAACCAGCTGACCCAGCCGAGGTACATGATCAAGAGGAGCGGCGCCTGGACGGTTGTAGAACGAGACGAATTTGTGAGAATAACAAGCAGTTATGCTCCCACGGCTGCACAGAGCAGCGCTATACCAAAGATTATAGATGCTCCCGAAAGCCAAATTCCACTCTCGAAGGAAGAAGCTCCAATCACACGGAGCGATGCTTCAACCATTATAACCGCTCAGAATGAGAAGCCAGGCATCAGAATCCccaaggaagaaaaggtgGCTATTCCTATCGCAAAACCATTGACAATCACAACTCCACTCGGGACGTCTCCAGTCTCCTCCCCAAAGAAGGCAAACATACGCGAGGCTGCTACATGCTCGCCAATCACCCTGGATATATCCAGCCTATACCCCTCGCATGCCACCATCCACGAAGGGCGTCTAGGGAACATTATCCAGAGGACTTACATCCCAGAGGACGATTACATTATCATGAAGATCGTGGAGAGATACTCACCCGTCTGGGAAGGCTCCTCTAATGGAGCGACAAGCGTCTACGTCTACATTAGGAACGGTGTTGCAGAGCTCTTCAACATGTACATTCAGGGAGAGAGGAGGAACCTCTACTTTGTAAAGTACGAGAGGGGATGGGTAAGGTCCACAAAGATGGAGTTTGACGGAAGGTACGAAGCTCTTCACAAGGAAAAGGTTCTTCTGGCTCCAGTTCGGTGCTGCATCACCCTCGATGTGTTGGATATTCCAGACAGAGCCATTGAAATCCGTAAAGTGACTGATAACATTGTAATTCTTGAGCCTGTCCAAGAAACGATCGTAAACAAATTGGTGGAAGGCAAAACAATAATATGGATTCCAAAGGATGCAGGTAAATGTATTTCCGCAACGTTTACAATGAAGGAAGATAAGCCACAATACGCAGAACTTGTTGTAGAGGAGGAAGGAAGGGTTAGAACAATCTACCTTGAAAGGAGATTCTCTGGGTGGATTCGTATCACCAAGGAAGAATACGACTCAAGAGCAGGAAGGATTGAGGAAAAGAAGGACGGATTCCTCACCAATACCGTGTACATTATACCGTTTTTATTCACAGTGGTctcattttatatttaa
- a CDS encoding hypothetical protein (encoded by transcript BEWA_028650A) has product MRLFSLLYIILLIKLVRSTKKKITFHLLEPDIFQVTLDVREDSGLEIKKYTPRKGFRINKVKDGDKDLWKSRWIHKDGCKSIQFHSKGETRLVALWVVNNNDTLDIKRFNKVGDKWEKIELEGFNQKIREAKSQEAGSNEGTRPTPVADYKSKVDSTLFDVRESTIDGPFYLTCTPKPNTVVTKLVYGGNTIWDGGKKALFLSALIYLDEYKPRLATLSKKENGKDQTIFLHEDGGSWKEDKAIHTRKLTILKETYGKTRPKKKTIWRETTSELTQELSSLHTTSEEPKGVSPQVPKAPTTPKQTTPVPLNLSNPDKSKVVVYDQYSNEIKTKKYSPRDNYHISSVMEGEVEVWKVDDPNTKCRIVRGYAKDGIEILYLHIDCNGSPNSKHFEKKNGAWHEMDINTYDKKLKEIRGEPEEPEEPVSPFLDKVDTSLFDLEESLEGDVPVLKLTAKDETHELTYGGEVLWEDKKKLCSSAVLYLDGEKPTLAVVDFKDKKKVVKVYLHHDGKQWKKGNERDHNSKLTTLKEKCKPVITPTPSPGNTTKPVTSQANAPKPTTPFKLDITNPDRTKITINDINNTGLPCREYVAQGGYHISSVLDGKINLWIAPKGEICIAVKSFIQDAVTIIAIFIKDGDTKRRKCIEKAGGRWKDIDGQTFEEKLKAIREERVAGNEGAGNDGSPFTLLPPEQITSKQNAENHTENMVNAYASEILGAPAKKPKVVPRAESANEGIATDEPENVTEDTEPQVQSKSTNCTLDLSKPDEDEISVKENKNYGGGVTQKDFSPKEGFKIDYILNNGTPVIKLSEGEEFRSIRLYSKRSSHILMLTINKGQTPEHQYYEKIAGDWYKLKDKSEFNVRLNAMKGSG; this is encoded by the coding sequence ATGAGATTATTCTCACTGCTTTATATAATCTTGTTAATCAAGCTAGTCAGGTCTACAAAAAAGAAGATTACCTTTCACCTGTTGGAACCAGACATCTTTCAGGTAACACTTGATGTTCGTGAAGACTCCGGACTAGAGATCAAGAAGTACACTCCAAGGAAGGGATTTCGTATAAACAAGgttaaagatggagataaagacCTATGGAAGTCCCGATGGATCCATAAGGATGGGTGTAAAAGCATACAGTTTCACTCCAAGGGCGAGACAAGACTCGTTGCTTTGTGGGTTGTCAATAATAATGACACCCTAGATATTAAGCGTTTTAACAAGGTCGGTGATAAGTGGGAGAAGATCGAACTGGAAGGCTTTAATCAAAAGATTCGGGAAGCAAAAAGTCAAGAGGCAGGATCAAATGAAGGTACTAGGCCCACTCCTGTGGCTGATTACAAATCCAAGGTTGATTCTACCCTGTTTGATGTGAGAGAGTCCACTATTGATGGTCCATTCTATTTGACTTGCACGCCAAAACCAAACACTGTAGTTACAAAACTTGTTTATGGAGGTAATACCATATGGGATGGAGGGAAAAAGGCGCTTTTCCTATCAGCTTTAATCTACCTTGATGAATATAAACCAAGACTGGCAACATTGAGCaagaaagaaaatggaaaggatCAGACTATCTTCCTACATGAGGATGGTGGCAGCTGGAAAGAGGACAAGGCTATACATACAAGGAAGCTTACTATATTGAAAGAAACGTATGGAAAGACTAGaccaaagaagaagacTATTTGGAGAGAGACCACTAGTGAGTTAACTCAAGaactttcttctttacataCGACTAGTGAGGAACCTAAGGGAGTCTCTCCACAAGTCCCTAAGGCTCCTACTACTCCTAAGCAAACAACACCCGTTCCTCTTAATCTTTCCAATCCAGACAAATCCAAGGTGGTTGTATATGATCAATATAGTAATGAAATAAAGACCAAGAAATACTCTCCAAGGGACAATTATCATATTTCCTCTGTTATGGAGGGAGAAGTAGAAGTCTGGAAGGTAGATGATCCAAACACAAAGTGTAGAATTGTAAGGGGGTATGCTAAGGATGGTATAGAAATTCTTTATCTACATATTGACTGTAACGGCAGCCCAAACTCTAAAcactttgaaaagaagaatggagCATGGCATGAAATGGATATAAACACTTATGATAAAAAACTAAAAGAGATTAGGGGAGAGCCTGAAGAGCCAGAAGAACCTGTAAGTCCTTTCCTAGATAAGGTAGATACCTCTCTATTTGATCTTGAGGAATCCCTTGAAGGTGACGTCCCAGTTCTTAAACTAACAGCCAAGGATGAAACCCATGAGCTCACTTATGGAGGTGAAGTACTATGGGAAGATAAGAAAAAATTGTGCTCTTCTGCTGTCCTGTATCTCGATGGAGAGAAGCCTACTCTTGCAGTTGTTGATTTCAAGGATAAGAAAAAGGTGGTAAAAGTATACCTACATCATGATGGTAAGCAGTGGAAGAAGGGTAACGAGAGGGACCATAATAGTAAGCTGACTACTCTAAAGGAGAAATGTAAGCCTGTCATTACTCCTACTCCGTCTCCTGGAAATACTACTAAACCAGTTACTTCCCAAGCAAACGCCCCTAAACCAACCACTCCATTCAAACTGGATATCACTAACCCTGACAGAACTAAAATAACCATTAATGACATCAACAATACTGGATTACCATGCAGAGAATATGTTGCACAGGGTGGTTACCATATATCCTCAGTTTTAGACGGAAAGATTAATCTTTGGATTGCACCTAAAGGAGAAATATGCATAGCAGTTAAATCCTTTATACAAGACGCAGTCACGATCATTGccatatttataaaggatggtgatACAAAGAGGCGTAAATGCATTGAGAAAGCTGGTGGACGGTGGAAAGATATTGATGGTCAAACATTTGAAGAAAAACTAAAAGCAATCAGGGAAGAACGAGTTGCTGGAAATGAGGGTGCAGGGAATGATGGTTCACCCTTTACCCTATTACCTCCTGAACAAATTACATCTAAACAGAACGCTGAAAACCACACCGAGAATATGGTCAATGCGTATGCATCTGAGATTTTAGGTGCCCCCGCAAAGAAGCCAAAGGTTGTTCCGAGAGCTGAGAGTGCAAATGAAGGTATTGCTACCGACGAACCTGAGAATGTAACGGAAGATACAGAACCTCAAGTTCAATCTAAATCTACGAATTGCACTTTAGATCTTTCAAAACCTGACGAGGATGAAATATCTGTAAAGGAAAATAAGAATTATGGAGGTGGAGTAACACAAAAGGActtttctccaaaggaaggtTTCAAGATAGACTACATTCTTAATAATGGGACACCAGTTATTAAGCTTTCAGAAGGCGAGGAATTTAGGTCTATACGTTTGTATTCCAAGAGAAGTTCCCATATACTAATGCTTACCATAAATAAGGGTCAAACTCCTGAGCACCAATATTATGAGAAGATAGCTGGAGACTGGTATAAGCtcaaggataaaagtgAGTTTAATGTGAGACTCAATGCAATGAAAGGTTCTGGATAA
- a CDS encoding hypothetical protein (encoded by transcript BEWA_028660A): MMLFAVLYILSIARICHCGDDDRIVEAQPQCAVASGGSSQDGASALLSAQALDISEFDTVLYTAHYYNDTGNDVIFVVPREGVVVNKVVYGDTTIWTPRRGEEFGYAKVYTKDGEKCLLGIIKRRPKGPNCRWFENTRDGWIDCDDHVAKMKSLRVPSSRIDTFIINIEEDRDTEECRIFDTKLFGAQMRLFFANPGFLATEVRHNGVSIWKAEDEEDKICLSCNLYYENSAPSLLLVVTKVEEKEDYSYFHMQNREWKEITTPEFYVQRNKLIAQDSVVKEEEVEEPTPQRSWWSGCLGMFTSRLRAATNCMRQRENLRLKTRRRNDKYSKEETEVVEEVVGDPVASHSQGYGEDRISMDADDNDEDVDIIFDLPNDVNKMDAEDKDIGERDGDENGKSEEQTQEPEVPAGPTTDAEESKVLADAPVKKEESGKEGEYDYDYDEEELEVLVETTSDDVEKVKPTSNVVPTSEKSTETPQDASTEVVRPLSPFLTKVDTSLFDLEEAEEDVKVLKLTPKVDKVTKVKYDNRQIWSGKSRIGSDTLCSSAALYFREKPILAIIRTKSSSGKEGTVYKYYDGTKWQSCNEETHENNLEALKEDCRPIGKPEDNPPVSSAPLEQDTLNISRVDQSNLEYFEYTHDDNLIQLIAPKKGVTVAKIVRGSDTVWTPSSGEKFEYSKLYLDKDRKLVLIFVASTISSRIEYNYFAKNGTKWECARDYAEKMKSLKVVSSSKPDMSIDLAKVEDTDECRVVNVELMNIQTHFHLPKLGYPVKEVRDDEDVLWTSDGPGRCTGCAVYSKNDVRLLSLFVRDGNELHYKYFEKIDRKWNSIDNGDFNNKYNDMRSETSYSSDVASTESNEVATVKHEEQDTAVMDSSQTDADTHEDEVKPLSDAESSKEITPPSTQHVEPNEEAPTESPEDVQPEKGPEEESGDVGPSESEPSDPNVPETKVEEHKTPEDEEYNEPEADQDDSDEDEGSNCSYYSTISQDVCKE, translated from the coding sequence ATGATGTTATTCGCCGTATTATACATACTGTCTATAGCTCGTATATGCCATTGTGGAGATGATGACAGGATTGTAGAAGCACAGCCTCAATGTGCGGTCGcctctggaggttcatCTCAAGATGGTGCCAGCGCTTTGCTCTCTGCGCAAGCCCTAGACATTTCCGAGTTTGACACAGTTCTATACACTGCCCATTACTACAATGATACTGGGAATGATGTCATATTTGTGGTCCCTCGAGAGGGTGTAGTGGTGAATAAAGTGGTTTACGGAGATACCACAATTTGGACTCCAAGAAGGGGAGAAGAGTTTGGCTATGCCAAAGTATACAcaaaggatggagagaaaTGTCTCCTGGGAATTATAAAAAGGAGACCCAAAGGTCCAAACTGCAGATGGTTTGAGAACACCAGAGACGGATGGATTGATTGTGATGATCATGTTGCCAAGATGAAATCTCTTCGGGTACCATCTTCCCGCATCGACACATTCATTATAAATATTGAGGAGGATAGAGATACTGAAGAATGCAGAATATTCGATACGAAATTATTTGGAGCTCAaatgagactcttcttTGCAAATCCTGGGTTCCTTGCCACGGAAGTAAGGCATAATGGAGTATCCATATGGAAGgcagaagatgaagaagataaaatATGTCTATCTTGTAACTTGTACTACGAAAACAGCGCACCATCACTATTGCTTGTTGTTACAAAGgtagaagaaaaggaagattatAGCTATTTCCATATGCAAAATAGAGAGTGGAAAGAGATAACTACTCCAGAATTTTATGTCCAGAGAAATAAGCTCATTGCTCAAGATTCCGTGGTcaaagaggaggaagtAGAAGAGCCTACTCCGCAGAGATCGTGGTGGAGTGGATGTTTGGGAATGTTCACTAGTAGATTGAGAGCAGCTACCAACTGTATGCGCCAGAGGGAAAATCTGAGACTTAAAACTAGGCGACGTAatgataaatattccaaagagGAGACCGAGGTAGTAGAAGAGGTAGTAGGTGATCCTGTTGCATCACACAGCCAAGGATATGGAGAGGATAGAATCTCTATGGATGCAGACGATaatgatgaggatgttgACATTATCTTTGACCTTCCAAATGATGTGAATAAAATGGATGCTGAAGACAAAGATATAGGGGAGAGagatggagatgaaaatgggAAGTCAGAGGAACAAACTCAAGAACCTGAAGTACCGGCAGGGCCTACCACAGATGCAGAGGAATCCAAGGTTCTAGCAGATGCTCCagtgaagaaggaagagtcTGGAAAAGAGGGTGAGTACGATTACGATTACGACGAGGAAGAATTAGAAGTCCTTGTAGAGACTACATCCGATGATGTAGAGAAGGTGAAACCAACTTCAAATGTAGTTCCTACCAGTGAAAAGTCTACAGAAACTCCTCAGGATGCCTCTACAGAGGTTGTAAGGCCTTTAAGCCCTTTCCTCACCAAAGTAGACACTTCCTTATTTGATCTAGAAGAAgcagaggaagatgttaaGGTTCTTAAACTCACTCCTAAAGTTGATAAGGTAACTAAAGTCAAGTATGATAATAGGCAGATATGGTCCGGCAAATCTAGAATAGGGTCAGATACTCTTTGCTCCTCTGCTGCCTTATATTTTAGAGAGAAGCCTATTCTAGCTATTATAAGAACGAAGAGTAGTAGTGGTAAGGAGGGTACAGTCTACAAGTACTATGATGGTACTAAATGGCAGAGTTGTAATGAAGAGACTCACGAGAATAATCTTGAGGCATTGAAGGAAGACTGTAGGCCTATTGGTAAGCCTGAAGACAATCCACCTGTTTCCTCTGCTCCTTTGGAACAAGATACCCTGAATATTTCTAGAGTAGATCAATCAAATCTCGAATATTTTGAGTATACACATGATGACAATTTGATTCAACTTATTGCTCCAAAGAAGGGTGTAACAGTTGCAAAAATCGTTAGAGGAAGTGATACTGTATGGACTCcttcctctggagaaaaGTTCGAGTACTCCAAGCTATATCTTGATAAGGACAGGAAACTTGTACTCATCTTTGTTGCAAGTACAATTTCTTCAAGGATAGAATACAACTACtttgcaaagaatggaacCAAATGGGAATGTGCAAGAGACTATGCTGAAAAGATGAAGTCTCTAAAGGTTGTTTCATCCAGCAAACCTGACATGTCTATTGACTTAGCCAAGGTGGAGGACACAGATGAATGCAGAGTAGTTAATGTTGAACTCATGAATATACAAACACATTTTCATTTGCCAAAGCTAGGGTACCCTGTCAAGGAAGTAAGGGATGACGAGGATGTTCTGTGGACCTCTGACGGTCCTGGGAGATGCACGGGTTGTGCTGTATACTCCAAGAATGATGTTCGCCTGCTCTCACTTTTTGTAAGAGATGGGAACGAGTTGCATTacaaatactttgagaaaatTGATAGAAAGTGGAACTCCATAGATAATGGTGACTTTAACAATAAGTATAATGATATGAGAAGTGAAACAAGTTATTCATCTGATGTCGCTTCAACGGAATCCAATGAAGTTGCCACTGTAAAGCATGAGGAACAGGATACTGCTGTAATGGATTCTTCTCAGACAGATGCCGATACCCATGAAGATGAAGTTAAACCACTGAGTGACGCAGAGTCTTCTAAAGAAATAACTCCTCCATCAACTCAACATGTAGAACCTAATGAGGAAGCTCCTACAGAATCTCCTGAAGATGTTCAACCTGAGAAGGGAccagaagaagaatctggagatgTAGGACCTTCCGAGTCTGAACCCAGTGACCCTAATGTACCAGAGACTAAAGTAGAAGAACATAAAACTCCGGAAGACGAAGAATACAACGAACCTGAGGCTGATCAGGATGACTCAGACGAAGATGAAGGATCTAACTGTTCTTATTACTCCACTATCTCTCAAGATGTCTGTAAAGAATAG
- a CDS encoding hypothetical protein (encoded by transcript BEWA_028670A) → MVPFYTPIVLSVLIYPLVDGGIVTLDLSAEVDASKVVRSGYRSCGVAHFNYKPNIDTLIVKVVDSGKVIWKTKKEEKCSSLSIFRTCGTAIKTNETRAIVYLTVKKKKGGIRKQYYQLLNEEWKVIPYLTYLELFAKALPERQLDVSAQLDVEVFKTVEQVFFGVPVVIYMSFDVFRITNLLDGNAILWRAKGHESLDYVIVHLHNESPKFIQAFVKLDYNYKIIYFEKRGETWALVTKEVFFEQLEIFE, encoded by the coding sequence ATGGTGCCATTTTACACTCCAATCGTGCTATCCGTGCTAATCTACCCTCTGGTGGATGGGGGAATTGTCACTTTGGATCTTTCAGCCGAGGTAGATGCCTCCAAGGTCGTGAGATCAGGGTACCGGTCCTGTGGAGTTGCGCACTTTAATTACAAACCAAACATTGATACGCTGATAGTAAAGGTTGTAGACTCTGGAAAAGTCATATGGAAGAcgaagaaggaagagaaatgCTCCTCCCTGTCCATCTTTAGGACATGTGGCACCGCCATTAAAACAAATGAGACCAGGGCTATAGTATATCTCACTGtgaagaaaaagaagggAGGGATACGCAAACAATATTACCAACTACTTAATGAGGAATGGAAAGTCATTCCATATTTAACCTACTTGGAACTATTTGCTAAAGCTCTTCCTGAACGACAGCTTGATGTTAGCGCCCAATTGGATGTTGAAGTCTTCAAGACAGTCGAACAGGTGTTTTTTGGAGTTCCTGTAGTAATATACATGTCGTTTGATGTATTTAGGATTACCAATCTTCTAGATGGCAACGCTATACTATGGAGAGCAAAGGGCCATGAATCATTAGACTATGTCATAGTACACTTGCATAAtgaatctccaaaatttaTACAAGCTTTTGTCAAGCTAGACTACAACTACAAGATCatatactttgagaaaagGGGAGAAACGTGGGCGTTGGTAACCAAGGAAGTCTTTTTTGAACAACTAGAAATATttgaatga
- a CDS encoding hypothetical protein (encoded by transcript BEWA_028680A) produces MSGETLDVFVGHPTCKAFDIHLDDVPTRIFVAQGADFVSTVLVGSETVWKGAEGERCTYLTVHFDGAERNNVLMVYLHKESAGRPEHKLFKKVGGEWVNGEGFGASLVELREKVDKVAHFTLEVGGAPVTQADFFEAQQFRVPTRFFFPKLGQHAVEVTFGGETVWKAEGERVFLSKIHLKDGEPALLYIHGKKEDEGFSSVCFTPKDGKWEKIESKEYGAILATLKL; encoded by the coding sequence ATGTCTGGAGAAACTCTCGATGTATTTGTTGGCCATCCAACCTGCAAGGCTTTTGATATTCATTTGGATGACGTTCCAACCAGAATATTCGTTGCACAAGGAGCAGATTTCGTCTCTACTGTCTTGGTTGGCTCCGAGACTGTCTGGAAGGGCGCGGAAGGCGAACGTTGCACCTACCTTACAGTCCATTTTGACGGAGCAGAAAGGAATAACGTCCTCATGGTTTACCTCCACAAGGAGAGCGCTGGAAGACCTGAGCATAAACTCTTTAAAAAGGTCGGAGGCGAATGGGTAAACGGTGAAGGATTTGGAGCTTCCCTTGTCGAGCTTAGAGAAAAGGTCGATAAAGTTGCCCACTTTACTCTTGAAGTTGGAGGCGCTCCAGTCACTCAAGCCGACTTTTTTGAAGCCCAGCAATTCAGGGTTCCAACTCgcttcttctttccaaaGCTCGGACAGCATGCAGTGGAGGTTACATTCGGCGGAGAAACCGTCTGGAAAGCTGAAGGTGAGAGAGTGTTCCTCTCCAAAATTCACCTCAAGGATGGAGAGCCAGCGTTGCTATACATTCACGGCAAGAAGGAGGACGAGGGATTCTCGTCCGTATGctttactccaaaggaCGGCAAGTGGGAGAAAATTGAAAGCAAGGAGTATGGCGCCATACTTGCGACCCTAAAGCTTTAA
- a CDS encoding hypothetical protein (encoded by transcript BEWA_028690A) gives MFETSCMTSNKDIILILQKIFLSEYAQHLHKHVFETDSSYPVKIDYIVNVANDPRYIQYTFLSDATKILEATEDANRPINEIMSDSPVDETLEKRVVADLAASIGPDDHVGSQKALDGTQMVTDECNINVDAESKIKSSKPVDPKKRKISILEYFKAK, from the exons ATGTTTGAAACAAGTTGTATGACCTCAAATAAAG ACATAATATTGATTCTTCAGAAAATATTTCTCTCAGAGTATGCTCAACATCTTCACAAGCACGTTTTTGAAACGGACTCTTCATATCCTGTAAAAATTGACTACATTG TAAATGTTGCTAACGATCCGAGATACATTCAGTATACCTTCTTGTCCGATGCTACAAAAATTCTCGAGGCCACTGAAGATGCAAATAGGCCAATAAATGAGATAATGTCCGACTCACCTGTCGATGAGACATTAGAAAAAAGGGTTGTAGCGGATTTAGCTGCATCTATTGGTCCAGATGACCATGTGGGTAGTCAGAAGGCTCTGGATGGCACCCAAATGGTAACAGATGAATGCAATATAAATGTAGACGCTGAATCAAAGATTAAAAGTAGCAAACCAGTTGACCCAAAAAAGCGAAAAATATCAATTCTCGAATACTTTAAGGCTAAATAA